One Hevea brasiliensis isolate MT/VB/25A 57/8 chromosome 5, ASM3005281v1, whole genome shotgun sequence genomic region harbors:
- the LOC110672792 gene encoding TATA-box-binding protein-like, whose translation MAARRNNPSGIVPTIQNIVSTVDLDCVLDLNHIALHSRNSEFFPKRFSAVIMRIKDPKTTALIFASGKMVCTGAKTEAQSKLAARKFARIIQKLGFPAKFRDFRIQNIVASCDVQFTIRLEKFACTSHGAFSTYEPELFPGLIYRMKQPKLVLLIFVSGNVVIAGAKKRDDFYTAFDNIYPVLAEFKK comes from the coding sequence atggCCGCCAGGAGGAACAACCCTTCAGGTATAGTTCCTACCATACAGAACATTGTATCGACAGTAGATTTGGACTGCGTATTGGATCTTAACCACATAGCACTGCATTCTCGCAATTCTGAGTTCTTTCCTAAGCGTTTCTCTGCTGTGATTATGAGAATCAAAGATCCCAAAACTACTGCCTTGATTTTTGCCTCTGGCAAGATGGTCTGCACTGGTGCAAAAACCGAAGCGCAGTCTAAACTTGCTGCCAGGAAGTTTGCAAGAATTATTCAGAAGCTAGGGTTTCCTGCCAAGTTTAGAGACTTCAGGATTCAGAATATTGTTGCCTCTTGCGATGTTCAGTTCACTATCAGACTTGAGAAGTTTGCCTGCACATCCCATGGTGCCTTTTCCACCTACGAACCTGAACTCTTCCCTGGCCTTATCTACCGCATGAAACAGCCAAAGCTCGTGTTGCTTATCTTTGTCTCTGGGAACGTTGTGATCGCTGGAGCCAAGAAAAGGGATGACTTCTACACTGCCTTCGACAACATATACCCTGTTCTTGCAGAGTTCAAGAAGTAA